One region of Citrus sinensis cultivar Valencia sweet orange chromosome 6, DVS_A1.0, whole genome shotgun sequence genomic DNA includes:
- the LOC102624415 gene encoding histone H2A: MESGGKVKRGAGGRKGGGPKKKPVSRSVKAGLQFPVGRIGRYLKKGRYSQRVGTGAPVYLAAVLEYLAAEVLELAGNAARDNKKNRIIPRHVLLAVRNDEELGKLLAGVTIAHGGVLPNINPVLLPKKSEKAATKEPKSPAKATKSPKKA; the protein is encoded by the exons ATGGAGAGTGGAGGAAAGGTGAAGAGAGGAGCAGGAGGAAGGAAAGGGGGTGGTCCAAAGAAGAAACCGGTCTCGCGGTCGGTGAAAGCCGGTCTGCAGTTCCCGGTCGGTCGGATCGGTCGCTATCTGAAGAAGGGACGCTACTCTCAGCGTGTGGGAACCGGCGCTCCGGTCTATCTTGCTGCTGTACTTGAGTACCTCGCAGCTGAG GTTCTTGAGTTGGCTGGTAATGCAGCGAGGGACAACAAGAAGAATAGGATCATCCCAAGGCATGTTTTATTGGCTGTAAGAAACGATGAGGAGCTTGGGAAGCTTCTTGCTGGTGTGACAATTGCTCATGGTGGAGTCTTGCCAAACATCAACCCAGTTCTTCTGCCGAAAAAATCTGAGAAGGCAGCAACGAAAGAGCCGAAGTCTCCAGCCAAGGCCACTAAGTCCCCAAAGAAGGCTTAG
- the LOC107177390 gene encoding uncharacterized protein LOC107177390, protein MVAICWTIWHFRNLFIFEKKNLDGQLAVAKAKATMESYRRAKGSPRQDYPKQGPYAQPSWKPPPKGWLKMNVDAAVKSQEQYVGLGSAIRNHKGEFVAAVVKKSSFYGNVASAEVEAVDWGLEIAANAACIPLILESDCKEVVNHLRSSTKVEKIISGYSPTHSQKL, encoded by the coding sequence ATGGTGGCAATATGCTGGACAATTTGGCACTTCAGgaatctctttatttttgaaaaaaagaatctaGATGGTCAATTAGCAGTGGCAAAGGCTAAAGCAACAATGGAGTCTTATAGAAGAGCTAAAGGCTCACCAAGGCAAGATTATCCAAAGCAAGGGCCGTATGCACAGCCAAGTTGGAAACCCCCTCCTAAAGGTTGGCTTAAAATGAATGTTGATGCAGCTGTTAAATCACAAGAGCAATATGTTGGCCTGGGAAGTGCTATTAGAAATCACAAGGGAGAATTTGTAGCTGCTGTTGTAAAGAAATCCAGTTTTTATGGCAATGTAGCATCTGCAGAAGTTGAGGCAGTTGATTGGGGTTTAGAAATTGCAGCAAACGCAGCTTGCATCCCTCTAATTCTGGAATCCGATTGCAAGGAAGTGGTGAACCATCTCCGAAGTTCAACAAAGGTTGAAAAGATTATCTCAGGTTACAGTCCAACACACTCCCAGAAGCTGTAA
- the LOC102624680 gene encoding RING-H2 finger protein ATL33 has product MENAPTILREPQPDFPPSPSSFDLSPLEFILALLAVITIPALVYAFFFAVKCPPWPFRRRERSFSRRSSGESAGAENGVVSKANEGTEMASGLKYRKEAHVKDVGTECPVCLSAFADGEVVRQLSACKHSFHASCIDMWLKSHSNCPICRAPVPAKPPNNNNAAPPRGRDDDLHQGLPDSASLV; this is encoded by the coding sequence aTGGAAAACGCACCCACCATTCTCCGGGAACCGCAGCCGGATTTCCCGCCGTCGCCCAGCAGCTTCGACCTATCCCCTCTGGAGTTCATCCTCGCCCTCTTAGCCGTCATCACCATCCCCGCCTTGGTTTACGCTTTCTTCTTCGCCGTCAAATGCCCCCCGTGGCCTTTCCGCCGGCGGGAGAGGAGCTTCAGCCGCCGAAGCTCCGGGGAAAGCGCCGGTGCGGAAAACGGCGTCGTGTCGAAAGCGAACGAAGGCACGGAGATGGCATCGGGGCTCAAGTATAGGAAGGAGGCCCATGTTAAGGACGTGGGCACCGAGTGTCCCGTTTGCTTGTCTGCGTTCGCTGACGGCGAAGTGGTTCGGCAGCTGAGCGCGTGTAAACACTCTTTCCATGCTTCTTGCATCGACATGTGGTTGAAATCTCACTCCAATTGTCCGATCTGTCGCGCTCCCGTTCCCGCCAAGCCCCCTAATAATAACAACGCCGCCCCGCCGCGAGGTAGAGACGATGATCTTCACCAAGGTTTACCTGATTCCGCCAGCTTAGTCTGA